CCGACGAGCGCGTCGACGTCGACGTCGTCGGTCGGTCGGTCGATCGCCTGGGTCATGGTGGTCTCCCTTGCGTACCGGCCGGCCTCGTGGGCCGCCGTTGGTTGGTCGTGTGGCGAGGATCGCTGGGCCGGCTCGGGTTGGGCAACTGGTGGCGAAACTGCTGGTCAGGTTGCGCAATCCGTAAAGTGAAAACCCATGAGTGCTGGTCAGGATGTACAACTCGACGACCTTGACGCCCGCTTGATCGAAATCCTCACCGAGGAGCCCCGGATCGGCGTGCTGGAGTGCTCCCGGCGGCTCGGCGTGGCCCGGGGCACCGTCCAGGCCCGGCTGGACAAGCTGGTCGAGCGGGGGGTGATCGGCGGCTTCGGCCCGGAGATCTCACCCGCCGCGATCGGCTTCGGGGTGACCAGCTTCGTCACCCTGGAGATCAGCCAGCGGCACGGGCACGACCCGGTCACCGCCCACCTGGCCGCCATCCCCGAGGTGCTGGAGGCGCACACCATCACCGGCTCCAGCGACCTGCTCTGCCGCATCGTGGCCAGGTCGAACGCCGACCTCCAACGCGTCATCGACCAGATCGTCAGCTCGGAGGGCATCCGCCGCGCCTCCACCATCATCGCGCTGGCCGAGCAGATCCCCTACCGCACGCTCCCCCTGGTCCGCTCCGCCGCCCGCTGACCCTCTCCGCCGACCCGGGGGTGGCGGTCGCGCGCATAACGGGGCCGATGGGGGCGAAGCGGGGGCGACAACTGCAAGATCGACGCGAATGGTGGGCGACACGCGCCCGCGGGGCCTCGGTGCAGCGGTGGTCGTCGCTACGGTGTGCGGTGTGAAGGGCCTTGGCGTACGCGGCTGGTTGCTGCTCGGGCTCGTCACCGTGGTGGTGCTCGCCGCGACCGGGGTGTGGAACCCGTTCCCCGGCATCTGGGACTGGGTCGACCGGAGCAAGCCGATCTCCGAGCCGGACGTGGTCTGGCAGCAGCGGGTCGGTGGCACCCCGAAGAGCGTCACCATCGCCGGCGACACCGTGATCGTCGAGCAGCGTACCCGGGTCGAGGCCCGCAGCCTGGCCACCGGCACCCAGCTCTGGGAGCACAAGGCCGACTGGGCCGCGGTGGCCGGCGGTGACCGGGACGCGGTCGTCGCCGTGGGCAAGCTCCTGGTCAAGGGGTACGAGCTGCTCGACCCCACCACCGGCGTGGTGCGCCGCCGCGACGGTGACGCGGTGGCCGTCTGGACGTACCGCAACGCGCTGCTCGACGTGCGCTGCGTCGAGGCCACCGACTGCACGTTGAGCGCCTGGGACCCGCGCGGCACCCGGCCACTCTGGACCGCGTTCCTGCCCGGCGTGCACAGTGGCCTGCTCGCCGACAACCCCGACCTGCTCGGCACCCGGCGGCTCGGCGCCCAGCGGATCGATCGGGGGGTGGCCGGCCCCGAGGCCGTCCCGCCGCTGCTCGGCTTCCCGGTGGACGGGCGGGTGCACGTGGTGGACACCGCCACCGGCCGGGTGCTCCAGAACGTGCAGCCGGGGCGGGATGAACGGCTGGCGGTGATCGGCGGCCGGCTGCTCCGGATCACCGCGACCTCCCGGGACGGCACCTGCTACTTCGCGATCTCCGCCCGGGACGCGGCCACCGGCCAGGAGGTGTGGCGGCGCACCGGGCTCAACCTGCGGACCGCCGACAACGCCGGGTGCGTGCAGCGGGAGGACCCGCAGGGCGCGCGGAACGTGCTGATCGGGGTCGCGCCGGACGGCCGGGAGGCGGTCGTCGATGGGTACGACGGCCGGTTCCTCCAGATCGGCGCCCAGGGGGAGAAGCTGCTCGCCGTCGACGACCGGTGGGCGGTGGTGCGCAGCGCCGACAAGCGCTCCATCACCGGCCGGGAGCTGTCGGCCGACCGGACCCGGTGGACCCGGGCCGCGGGCGGGAAGAGCGGCGCGGCGCTGACCCCGTACGCGGCGGTGATCGCCGAGGAGAAGCCGTCCCGGCTGATCGCGGTGGACCCGCGTACCGGCCGGGAGCTGGTGCTGCTGCGGACCTCGGCGAACGCCCTGGCGGTCGGCCCGAACGGCATGATCATCGGTGAGGGTCGGGAGATCGGGTACGTCCGCTGGGGCGCCGGTGCCGCCGTCCCGCCGCCCCCCGAGGAGGGTGGCGTCCCCGACCAGAACCCGGGCAGCACCTACCTACCGCCCTCGGACGAGGGCAGCTGCGGACCGAAGCGGGAACTCTGCCCCGACGGCGGATGAGAGCGGCGTCCCAGGACGGACCGGCGGGTGCCACCGATCGACCGGTCTGCCCTAGGCTTTTCGTTCATGAGCAGTGCCGCCGCGTTCTCGTACGCCCCCTTGCTGCCGACCGGTCCGGACCAGACGGAGTACCGCCTGGTCACCGACGAGGGCGTCGATGTCGTCAACGGCCCCGGTGGCCGTCGTTTCCTCACCGTGGAACCCTCCGCGCTGACCGCGCTGACCGCCGAGGCGATGCACGACATCGCCCACTTCCTGCGCCCGGCGCACCTGGCCCAGCTCCGGTCGATCATCGACGACCCGGCAGCCTCGCCGAACGACCGGTTCGTCGCACTGGACCTGCTGCGCAACGCCAACATCGCGGCCGGCGGGGTGCTGCCGATGTGCCAGGACACCGGCACCGCCATCGTGATGGGCAAGCGCGGCCGGCACGTGCTCACCGACGGCACCGACGCGGAGGCGATCTCGCGCGGCGTCTACCAGGCGTACACCCGGCTCAACCTGCGGTACTCGCAGCTCGCGCCGCTGACCATGTGGGACGAGCGGAACACCGGCAGCAACCTCCCCGCCCAGGTGGAGCTCTACGCCGAGGACCCGGACGGGCACCCGGACGCCTACAAGTTCCTCTTCATGGCCAAGGGCGGCGGCTCGGCCAACAAGTCCTACCTCTACCAGGAGACCAAGGCGCTGCTGAATCCGACGCGGATGATGCAGTTCCTGGAGGAGAAGCTGCGGCTGATCGGCACCGCCGCCTGCCCGCCCTACCACCTCGCCATCGTCATCGGCGGCACCTCCGCCGAGTACGCGCTCAAGACCGCCAAGTACGCCTCCGCGAAGTACCTGGACGCCCTCCCGACCGAGGGTTCGATGAGCGCCCATGGCTTCCGCGACCTGGCGCTGGAGGCCGAGGTGCTGGAGCTGACCCGCAACTTCGGCATCGGCGCGCAGTTCGGCGGGCGCTACTTCTGCCACGACGTGCGGGTGGTCCGGCTGCCCCGGCACGGCGCCTCCTGCCCGGTGGCGATCGCCGTCTCCTGCTCCGCCGACCGGCAGGCGGTCGCCAAGATCACCCCGTCGGGCGTGTGGCTGGAGCGGCTGGAGACCGACCCGGCCCGCTTCCTCCCGGACGTCACCGACGAGACGCTGGACGCCGAGCAGGTCGTCCGGGTCGACCTGAACCGGCCGATGGACGAGATCCGGGCCGAGCTGTCGAAATACCCGGTGAAGACCCGGCTCTCGCTGACCGGCCCGCTGGTCGTGGCGCGGGACATCGCGCACGCGAAGATCGCCGAGCGGCTGGACGCGGGCGAGCCGATGCCGCAGTACCTGCGCGACCACGCCGTCTACTACGCCGGCCCGGCCAAGACCCCGGAGGGCTACGCGTCCGGGTCGTTCGGCCCGACCACCGCCGGCCGGATGGACGCGTACGTGGAGAAGTTCCAGGCCGCCGGCGGTTCCCAGGTGATGCTGGCGAAGGGCAACCGGTCCGCCCAGGTGACCCGCTCCTGCCAGCAGCACGGCGGCTTCTATCTCGGCTCGATCGGCGGCCCGGCCGCCCGGCTGGCGCAGGACTGCATCAAGCACGTCGAGGTCCTGGAATACGCGGAGCTGGGCATGGAGGCGGTCTGGAAGATCGAGGTGGAGGACTTCCCCGCCTTCATCGTCGTCGACGACAAGGGCAACGACTTCTTCGCCGAGGTCACCAAGCCGGTCCTGACCGTCGGGCGGCGCTGACCCCTCGCGTACGCGGAAAGGGGCACCGGGTCTGCGGCCCGGCGCCCCTTTCGTCGTCGTGCGGATCAGCCCTGGTCGATCCAGATGTTGTAGTACCCCGAGCCGGAGGTCAGCCCGGCCGCCGTACGGCTGCGCACGGTCAGGCTGTGGCCGTAGGCCGACTCGGCGGTCCAGCCCACCCGGGCCGTGCCGGTCGCGTCGGCCACGACGGTCTGCTCCGGACCACCGTCGAACGAGTAGACGAACTCGGTGGTGCCGGCCAGTTGGGCGGTGAAGACGAAGTCACCCGTCCGGCCGACCGTCGCGCCGCCCTGCCAGCCGAAGACGTCCGAGGTGATCGTGGGGCTCTGCGGGTCCACCCGGAACGAGTAGTACTGCACGTCCGTGGTCACCCCGGCCGCCGTGCGGGCCCGTACCCGGACCTCGTTCCAGCCGCCCCACTCGTCGTCGGCGCTGCCCGCCGTCCACTCGATGGTGGCCGTGCCGTCCGGACCCGCCTCGACCGTGCGCTCCGGCTCGCCCCGGAACGTGTAGAGGTACGAGGTGATCCCGGTGCTCTGCGGGTGCGGCCGGAAGGTGAAGGTGCCGGTGACACCGGGGCCGCCGCCGGTCAGGTTGCGCGGGTACACCGCGGACTCGACGCTCGGGGCGACCGAGGCCACGTCGAACGTCAGGTCGGCGGTGGCCGACTCGACGCCGTCACCGGTCCGGCTGAACACCTGGATCGAGTGCTGGTACGCCTCGGTCGGCGTGTAGGCGATCGTCGCGGTCCCGTCCGCGCCGGCCGTCACGGTCTGCGGCTCGCCGTAGTCGAACGCGTAGACGTACTCGGTGACACCGTCCATCGCCGGCTTGAGGACGAAGCTCCCCGCCGTACCGACCGGCGCGCCGGTCGACCCGTCCGAGGGCCACTGGGTCGAGCTGACGAAGGGCTCGGTGCGGACCGTGAACCGGTAGTCGGCATCGCCGGAGAGCAGGCCGTCCCGGGTACGGCTGCGGACGTGCAGCGTGTTGTTCGCGGTCGTCGGCGTCACCGAGATCGCGGCCCGACCCTCGGCGTCGGCCGCGACCGTGTGCGCCGCGCCGCTGTTGAGCGACCAGACGTACTCCACCACGTCGGTCATGTTCGGGGCGAGGCCGAACTCGCGGGTCTCGCCCAGCCGCCCGTCCCGGTTGCCGTCGGTCACCGTCGGCGCGGTGTTGCGCACGGTGAACTGGTACGTCGTCACGGGGGACCGGTTCCCGGTCCGGTCCACGGCCTGGACGTAGAGCCGCTTCAGGCCGTAGTCGGTGGGGGTCCAGGTGATCGTCGCCGCCCCGGACGCATCGGCGGCGACGTAGTTGGTCGTGCCGCTGGGGCCCCAGCGGTAGCCGGCGACGTCGTCCGCGCCCTTCGCGGTGAAGGTGAACCGGCCGGGGATGCCCGGCCCGCCGTACCCGGGCCAGCCCCAGCCGGCCGGGTACTCGGCCGAGGTGACCGTGGGCGCCGGCGGAACGGCCGTGTCCACGGTGAAGCGGCACACGGGCGACCAGTCGGAGCTGGCGTGCTGGTCGGCGGCCCGGACCGCGAAGGCGTACGTGCCACCGTCGACCACGGCTTCGCCGGGCACCGAGTACGTGAAGCGGGTGGGCGCGTACATCGAGTAGGAGGTCCACTCGGTCCGCTCGTCCGGGCGGTCGACGGGCCACCAGGCGAAGGTGGCGGTCACCGGGTCACCCGAGTAGCC
This genomic interval from Micromonospora sp. CCTCC AA 2012012 contains the following:
- a CDS encoding Lrp/AsnC family transcriptional regulator; the protein is MSAGQDVQLDDLDARLIEILTEEPRIGVLECSRRLGVARGTVQARLDKLVERGVIGGFGPEISPAAIGFGVTSFVTLEISQRHGHDPVTAHLAAIPEVLEAHTITGSSDLLCRIVARSNADLQRVIDQIVSSEGIRRASTIIALAEQIPYRTLPLVRSAAR
- a CDS encoding fumarate hydratase; this translates as MSSAAAFSYAPLLPTGPDQTEYRLVTDEGVDVVNGPGGRRFLTVEPSALTALTAEAMHDIAHFLRPAHLAQLRSIIDDPAASPNDRFVALDLLRNANIAAGGVLPMCQDTGTAIVMGKRGRHVLTDGTDAEAISRGVYQAYTRLNLRYSQLAPLTMWDERNTGSNLPAQVELYAEDPDGHPDAYKFLFMAKGGGSANKSYLYQETKALLNPTRMMQFLEEKLRLIGTAACPPYHLAIVIGGTSAEYALKTAKYASAKYLDALPTEGSMSAHGFRDLALEAEVLELTRNFGIGAQFGGRYFCHDVRVVRLPRHGASCPVAIAVSCSADRQAVAKITPSGVWLERLETDPARFLPDVTDETLDAEQVVRVDLNRPMDEIRAELSKYPVKTRLSLTGPLVVARDIAHAKIAERLDAGEPMPQYLRDHAVYYAGPAKTPEGYASGSFGPTTAGRMDAYVEKFQAAGGSQVMLAKGNRSAQVTRSCQQHGGFYLGSIGGPAARLAQDCIKHVEVLEYAELGMEAVWKIEVEDFPAFIVVDDKGNDFFAEVTKPVLTVGRR
- a CDS encoding DNRLRE domain-containing protein; this translates as MPARRRRVPRRLLGTGLAALLATGGGLVFAGQPAAAAPVRWVQPTSTSWTDARQPTTAFPTTAAEDLPVGTWEADGKKHTTRAYFTFDLAPYRGKQIIRAGLQTGETSVDDCTKPRELELWRTDTPATAPTWTDAPAVHEKVGDFTIATDRCPAGYLELLVTEAVQRAVTDGRDSLTLMARIAGDHEEAKHFGRRIKRPGISLDANAAPNVPGKLSVSGLACADGLLVGTTTPALYAEVTDPDKVDGYSGDPVTATFAWWPVDRPDERTEWTSYSMYAPTRFTYSVPGEAVVDGGTYAFAVRAADQHASSDWSPVCRFTVDTAVPPAPTVTSAEYPAGWGWPGYGGPGIPGRFTFTAKGADDVAGYRWGPSGTTNYVAADASGAATITWTPTDYGLKRLYVQAVDRTGNRSPVTTYQFTVRNTAPTVTDGNRDGRLGETREFGLAPNMTDVVEYVWSLNSGAAHTVAADAEGRAAISVTPTTANNTLHVRSRTRDGLLSGDADYRFTVRTEPFVSSTQWPSDGSTGAPVGTAGSFVLKPAMDGVTEYVYAFDYGEPQTVTAGADGTATIAYTPTEAYQHSIQVFSRTGDGVESATADLTFDVASVAPSVESAVYPRNLTGGGPGVTGTFTFRPHPQSTGITSYLYTFRGEPERTVEAGPDGTATIEWTAGSADDEWGGWNEVRVRARTAAGVTTDVQYYSFRVDPQSPTITSDVFGWQGGATVGRTGDFVFTAQLAGTTEFVYSFDGGPEQTVVADATGTARVGWTAESAYGHSLTVRSRTAAGLTSGSGYYNIWIDQG